A section of the Myxococcus virescens genome encodes:
- a CDS encoding pilus assembly protein TadG-related protein, with protein sequence MTHKLLSRGQTLVLFALTLLLLTLLVTLTLSFGSKVKEKMEVQAAADAAAYSQAATTARVFNEMALMSRAQIGHLVSKAAVNSLIDWSSYYRAQIGATRNAYTIAMLPYIALLPCCIPYSGCSSFCRCAIQGVRDITRSQNALSRYDRTEIAPQWDQLERPAAQRALRLSQAAQQMFVVGQVVQYGRMMLELNNQSAANDIIDSAGAGSRWAGELRVDGVSTTRREVTPYLGAVAWPNLINGHHVYAAMGSRGHSFVANRGIYPTDDWLVTAGIQRRLTTPDTVMIQGDGSTYWARTPLHGTYLGTTDTYSIADDHGLAFVTFARGRSPCPTQTFGVGVAESLLIASDSSDPRDRHRWSPRLGTGDQEPAQTRHNMGTCYGRNRMGCPSVWPMFVDYNGVKVMDKDDNWGQPKNFAVIQRDYAVRGTQADPWNLLFRFRFGGTDSGFDNSGLVLGPAGGGLNISRQTAVSTGLAYYHRREHWREPPNLLNPYWRATLVPATVDSSGAEDFVDELNGAGVGWAAEAYEALRAQGYRGGP encoded by the coding sequence ATGACGCACAAGCTCCTGAGCCGCGGACAGACGCTGGTGCTGTTCGCCTTGACGCTGTTGCTCCTCACCCTGCTGGTGACCTTGACGTTGTCGTTTGGCTCCAAGGTGAAGGAGAAGATGGAGGTCCAGGCCGCGGCGGATGCCGCTGCCTACAGCCAGGCGGCGACGACGGCGCGCGTCTTCAACGAGATGGCCTTGATGAGCCGGGCGCAGATTGGCCACCTGGTCTCCAAGGCCGCGGTGAACAGCCTCATCGACTGGAGCAGCTACTACCGCGCGCAGATTGGCGCCACGCGGAATGCCTACACCATCGCGATGCTTCCCTACATCGCGTTGTTGCCGTGCTGCATTCCCTATTCGGGGTGCAGCAGCTTCTGCAGGTGCGCCATCCAGGGCGTCCGGGACATCACCCGCAGCCAGAACGCGCTCTCTCGCTACGACCGGACGGAGATTGCTCCTCAGTGGGATCAGCTCGAGCGGCCCGCCGCGCAGCGAGCGTTGCGGCTCAGCCAGGCCGCGCAGCAGATGTTCGTCGTGGGGCAGGTCGTCCAGTACGGACGCATGATGCTCGAATTGAACAACCAGTCCGCCGCGAACGACATCATCGACAGCGCCGGCGCGGGCAGCCGCTGGGCGGGTGAGCTACGCGTGGACGGTGTCTCGACGACGCGCCGCGAGGTGACGCCCTACCTGGGGGCCGTGGCGTGGCCCAACCTCATCAACGGGCATCACGTCTACGCGGCCATGGGCAGCCGGGGGCACAGCTTCGTCGCCAACCGTGGCATCTACCCCACCGATGACTGGCTCGTCACGGCGGGTATCCAGCGGCGGTTGACTACCCCGGACACGGTGATGATTCAGGGGGATGGCAGCACCTACTGGGCCCGCACGCCGCTTCATGGCACGTATCTGGGCACGACGGACACGTACTCCATCGCGGATGACCATGGTCTGGCCTTCGTCACCTTCGCCCGTGGCCGGTCCCCGTGTCCCACGCAGACTTTTGGAGTCGGTGTCGCGGAGTCGCTGCTCATCGCTTCGGATTCGAGCGACCCCAGGGACCGGCACCGCTGGTCTCCGCGCCTGGGAACGGGTGACCAGGAGCCGGCGCAGACGCGTCACAACATGGGGACCTGTTATGGCCGCAACCGGATGGGGTGCCCGTCCGTCTGGCCCATGTTCGTCGACTACAACGGCGTCAAGGTCATGGACAAGGATGACAACTGGGGCCAGCCGAAGAACTTCGCGGTCATCCAGCGGGACTATGCCGTGCGTGGCACCCAGGCGGACCCCTGGAACCTGCTGTTCCGCTTCCGGTTCGGGGGGACGGACAGCGGGTTCGACAACAGCGGACTCGTCCTGGGGCCGGCGGGCGGTGGGTTGAACATCAGCCGCCAGACGGCGGTGTCCACCGGGTTGGCCTACTACCATCGTCGCGAGCACTGGCGCGAGCCTCCCAATCTGCTCAATCCGTACTGGCGTGCCACGTTGGTCCCCGCCACCGTGGACTCCAGCGGCGCGGAGGATTTCGTGGATGAGCTGAACGGCGCCGGCGTGGGCTGGGCGGCGGAGGCATACGAGGCCCTGCGTGCACAGGGCTACAGGGGAGGGCCGTGA
- a CDS encoding TadE/TadG family type IV pilus assembly protein, producing the protein MRPSGRRESGQAMVESALTLPLMVFLILGTLQLFLMLQGRLLAEYAAFRATRVGSVNHGDCQAMTHAAILALMPSYYSFLGGAGGSPGQKLANAFAARRDNQYNGATGRANRVSMPDGNHTGAIVWIIRDSPLATAVPNEDALFDQFDNPAGIVRLETRLVYWFPLKIPFANWVIARLTMARWGWRDYTNQNPLMQTQRARWTQGPPSMGLEGLIREEALRRMNSEQYVIPIHASASLRMLTPVQRRFFQTQNCAPAPEAL; encoded by the coding sequence ATGCGCCCGAGCGGAAGACGCGAATCCGGACAGGCGATGGTGGAGTCCGCCCTGACGCTCCCCTTGATGGTGTTCCTCATCTTGGGAACGCTGCAGCTCTTCCTGATGCTGCAGGGGCGGCTGTTGGCGGAGTACGCCGCCTTTCGCGCGACGCGGGTGGGCAGCGTCAACCATGGCGACTGTCAGGCCATGACTCACGCGGCCATCCTCGCGCTGATGCCCAGCTACTATTCGTTCCTGGGCGGCGCGGGCGGCTCACCGGGGCAGAAGCTGGCCAATGCCTTCGCGGCCCGCCGCGACAACCAGTACAATGGGGCGACAGGGCGGGCCAACCGGGTGTCGATGCCCGATGGGAATCATACCGGGGCCATCGTGTGGATCATCCGCGACAGCCCACTGGCCACGGCGGTGCCGAACGAGGACGCGCTCTTCGACCAGTTCGACAATCCGGCGGGCATCGTGCGGCTCGAAACACGGCTGGTTTACTGGTTTCCGCTCAAGATTCCCTTCGCCAACTGGGTCATCGCCCGGTTGACGATGGCGCGCTGGGGCTGGCGGGATTACACGAACCAGAACCCGTTGATGCAGACCCAGCGCGCCCGGTGGACCCAGGGCCCTCCGTCCATGGGGCTGGAAGGGTTGATTCGTGAAGAGGCGCTGCGGCGGATGAACTCCGAGCAGTACGTCATCCCCATCCACGCCTCCGCTTCCCTTCGGATGTTGACGCCGGTGCAACGGCGCTTCTTCCAGACGCAGAACTGCGCTCCTGCTCCCGAGGCACTATGA
- a CDS encoding sigma 54-interacting transcriptional regulator has translation MSAPPLHPDDIHTSPGDVGQDLNHSPLLSETLVVDPRTTVKLHKCRLAVTSGPDTGRSVVSDKERLRCGAHPGNDLVLVEDRTASRHHFEIQFTERGYLLVDLGSTNGTFLDGRRIERAYLSPGSQIRAGSSVLTFAPLDEEVTIEPDREGELCGMVGQSMKMRQIFGLIKKIAPMGVSVIIQGETGTGKELVARAIHELSGRTKGPMEVLDCGAIPPNLIESELFGHEKGAFTGAVSSRPGAFERAHGGTIFLDELGELRLDLQPKLLRVLENHEVRRVGGNDVIEVDCRVIAATNRDLMKEIQGGGFREDLYFRLSVITIQLPPLRQRRDDIPLILKRALADPEVVGKHGKKRFSAESLGLLMSYSWPGNVRELMNVLSHVLTFSEGEEIQPAHLPPRVRGQVREGPLPFNEHLSFKNAKEQLLENFEREYITSVLTRCEGNLSRAARESGLHRKSIERLVKKYQLDTKGMKSR, from the coding sequence ATGAGTGCTCCCCCTCTGCACCCTGACGACATCCACACCAGTCCCGGCGACGTCGGACAAGACCTGAACCACTCTCCGTTGTTGAGCGAAACGCTCGTGGTGGACCCGCGCACCACGGTGAAGCTCCACAAGTGCCGTCTGGCCGTCACCTCCGGGCCAGACACCGGCCGCTCGGTGGTGAGCGACAAGGAGCGGCTGCGTTGCGGCGCGCATCCAGGCAATGACCTGGTGCTGGTGGAGGACCGCACCGCCAGCCGTCACCACTTCGAAATCCAGTTCACCGAGCGCGGCTATCTGCTGGTGGACCTGGGCTCCACCAACGGCACCTTCCTGGATGGCCGGCGCATCGAGCGGGCCTACCTGTCACCGGGCTCGCAGATTCGCGCGGGCTCGTCGGTGCTGACCTTCGCGCCACTGGATGAGGAAGTCACCATCGAGCCCGACCGCGAGGGCGAGCTGTGCGGCATGGTGGGGCAGAGCATGAAGATGCGGCAGATATTCGGCCTCATCAAGAAGATCGCCCCCATGGGTGTGTCCGTCATCATCCAGGGTGAGACGGGCACCGGGAAGGAGCTGGTGGCGCGCGCCATCCATGAGCTGTCCGGCCGCACGAAGGGGCCCATGGAGGTACTGGACTGCGGCGCCATTCCCCCCAACCTCATCGAAAGCGAGTTGTTCGGCCATGAGAAGGGCGCCTTCACCGGCGCGGTGAGCAGCCGGCCAGGCGCCTTCGAGCGTGCGCATGGGGGCACCATCTTCCTGGATGAGCTGGGCGAGCTGCGGCTGGACCTTCAGCCCAAGCTGCTGCGCGTGCTGGAGAACCATGAAGTGCGGCGCGTGGGCGGCAACGACGTCATCGAGGTGGACTGCCGCGTCATCGCCGCCACCAACCGCGACCTGATGAAGGAGATTCAGGGCGGCGGCTTTCGCGAGGACCTCTACTTCCGCTTGTCCGTCATCACCATCCAACTGCCGCCGCTGCGACAGCGCCGTGACGACATCCCCCTCATCCTCAAGCGCGCGCTCGCGGATCCGGAAGTGGTGGGCAAGCACGGCAAGAAGCGCTTCTCCGCGGAGTCCCTGGGCCTGCTGATGTCGTATTCATGGCCCGGCAACGTGCGTGAGTTGATGAACGTGTTGTCTCACGTCCTCACTTTCAGTGAGGGCGAGGAGATTCAGCCCGCGCACCTGCCGCCCCGCGTGCGGGGACAGGTCCGCGAAGGGCCGCTGCCCTTCAATGAGCACCTCTCCTTCAAGAACGCCAAGGAGCAGCTGCTGGAGAACTTCGAGCGCGAATACATCACCAGCGTTTTGACGCGCTGCGAAGGGAACCTGTCTCGCGCCGCGCGTGAGAGTGGGCTCCACCGGAAATCGATTGAACGGCTGGTGAAAAAGTACCAGTTGGACACAAAGGGGATGAAGTCACGCTAG
- a CDS encoding ATP-grasp domain-containing protein, translating to MPPRKVKPKKVPVLPGSQALDRPERAPRRGHAKKTVVILSRKRALYSTRRLVAAIRARGHRPLVLDTLRCCLLLAQDAPRMTYRGVEVRGVDVVVPRIGASITAYGLAVVNHFEMMGVPVLNPHTSIARSRDKLRALQYLSRSGLDIPRTVMAHDRSNVRRLVEEVNGLPVIIKLIKGTQGVGVMIAHTLSEVQTILDTFWDLGQEIVLQEFVAESEGRDVRALVVGDRVVGAMRRKAKSGEFRSNIHRGGEGQAIELTEPYTEAAVRAARVVGLEVAGVDMLEGRAGPRLMEINSSPGFEGLERATGMDIAGAIIDHALKYAEAKRAG from the coding sequence ATGCCTCCGCGCAAAGTGAAGCCGAAGAAGGTCCCGGTCCTGCCCGGGTCCCAGGCACTCGACCGTCCCGAACGGGCCCCCCGGCGAGGGCACGCGAAGAAGACGGTCGTCATCCTGTCCCGCAAGCGCGCGCTGTACTCCACGCGGCGGCTGGTGGCCGCCATCCGCGCGCGGGGCCACCGCCCGTTGGTGCTGGACACGCTGCGTTGCTGCCTGCTGCTCGCACAAGACGCGCCGCGCATGACGTACCGCGGCGTGGAGGTGCGTGGCGTGGACGTGGTGGTGCCGCGCATCGGCGCGTCCATCACCGCCTATGGCCTGGCGGTGGTGAACCACTTCGAGATGATGGGCGTGCCCGTCCTCAACCCGCACACGTCCATCGCGCGCAGCCGCGACAAGCTGCGCGCGCTGCAGTACCTGTCGCGCTCCGGGCTGGACATCCCTCGCACCGTCATGGCGCACGACCGCAGCAACGTGCGCCGGCTGGTGGAGGAGGTCAACGGGCTGCCCGTCATCATCAAGCTCATCAAGGGCACCCAGGGCGTGGGCGTGATGATTGCCCACACGCTGTCGGAGGTGCAGACCATCCTCGACACCTTCTGGGACCTGGGACAGGAAATCGTGCTCCAGGAGTTCGTCGCGGAGAGCGAGGGACGGGACGTGCGGGCCCTCGTCGTGGGTGACCGCGTGGTGGGCGCCATGCGGCGCAAGGCCAAGTCCGGCGAGTTCCGCTCCAACATCCACCGCGGCGGCGAAGGGCAGGCAATCGAGCTGACCGAGCCCTACACGGAAGCAGCCGTGCGGGCCGCGCGCGTCGTCGGGTTGGAGGTCGCGGGCGTGGACATGCTGGAGGGCCGCGCCGGCCCCCGGCTGATGGAAATCAACTCCAGCCCTGGCTTCGAGGGCCTGGAGCGCGCCACGGGCATGGACATCGCGGGGGCCATCATCGACCACGCGCTGAAGTACGCCGAGGCGAAGCGCGCCGGGTGA
- a CDS encoding DsbA family oxidoreductase, with product MKTLHKPLQITVYQDVLCSWCYLADLRLDVLRQELGEAVRWSVRPYPLRVHDVLPTMREQRALVEEVERAQREPDAAARMLSTDLWLGGDPPRTSVPALAALEAARLQGPQARAFLARAMQRAALEQGVNVSRPDVVFELASRVGLAMNEFSAAFRSEETRRLILDEHRDATHRGVRGVPTLVIGGRWMLCGLRELAEYREHILACLGKVSVPRSGSPERVVH from the coding sequence ATGAAAACGCTGCACAAGCCGCTGCAGATCACCGTCTACCAGGACGTGCTGTGTTCCTGGTGCTACCTCGCCGACCTGCGTCTCGATGTCTTGCGCCAGGAGCTGGGCGAAGCCGTTCGCTGGAGCGTCAGGCCGTATCCGCTGCGCGTCCATGACGTGCTGCCCACGATGCGCGAACAACGCGCGTTGGTGGAAGAGGTCGAGCGCGCACAGCGCGAACCGGATGCCGCCGCGCGCATGTTGTCCACGGACCTGTGGCTCGGGGGAGATCCACCGCGCACCAGCGTGCCGGCGTTGGCGGCACTGGAAGCGGCGCGGCTGCAGGGCCCGCAGGCGCGCGCGTTCCTCGCCCGCGCCATGCAGCGCGCGGCGCTGGAGCAGGGCGTCAACGTGTCCCGCCCGGACGTGGTGTTCGAGCTGGCCTCGCGCGTGGGCCTGGCGATGAACGAATTCTCCGCGGCCTTCCGCTCGGAGGAGACGCGCCGCCTCATCCTCGACGAGCACCGGGATGCCACCCACCGTGGCGTGCGGGGCGTGCCCACGCTCGTCATCGGCGGCCGGTGGATGCTGTGCGGCCTGCGTGAGCTGGCCGAGTACCGCGAGCACATCCTCGCGTGCCTGGGCAAGGTGTCCGTGCCCCGCTCGGGTTCACCCGAGCGCGTGGTGCACTGA
- a CDS encoding sensor histidine kinase encodes MAYGIAWLATLGAPLVGVLYLLGWAWDVEMLRPGMAGIPMTPVTGIAMIFGGAALGLRLRSRPFRHQESTATACALVMVAIGAMSLLRDITGWDVGMEHLMLRLLDGHASSVLPRPSPLSATCMTLLGVALALPERSHSVRLRDTLVVLSLVTSTLGLNGLLMGPLLTVGTLPFLAERSMGLPTALTLMLLAVGTLCARPALGLMSRITRDSLGGFLARRLVPVTLIGPSVLGMVLMLLHEVRAINLEAKLPIFATFVSAGGAALVLLSARALDHIEAHRQQATAALEASEARYRGLLETTPAPLLTVDAQGLLRFVNAEAERVFGYPREELLGREVEVLVPEGLFGGRSLDTGLGERAIQGRRKDGSLLSLEVRLSPVSGPEGPSVLAVVRDVSERERYLAKVQRAREEAEMQRSQVQALLDHTPVGIVFAQADGGGLVANPVAEQLLGRPLKGVSLEMTGVNPIVLTTDGKPVRREDVPIVRALLTGQLAGPEEFLILHPDGSRLPVLMTAAPVFGPGGKVRGVVSTAQDVTTRHELDRLREEYVSLISHDLRNPLHTISLRVGLLRRALRERNLEQEESMTEAIQRSVAWMNTMIEDLLEGSRLESQRETMRREPRDLARFLEEVMERDVAPDVRERFHLEVPGALPPIWMDAARLERVMANLLSNAAKYSPGGQPITVRAQLQPEQVVVSVKDLGPGLSPEDAARVFDKYFRTQKSGASDTKGLGLGLYISRLIIEAHGGRIWVESEPGQGSTFSFSLPVAPPGANPLPPQVPDDQAPAAGDGSAVSA; translated from the coding sequence ATGGCCTACGGCATTGCCTGGCTCGCGACGCTGGGCGCCCCGCTCGTGGGCGTGCTGTACCTCCTGGGCTGGGCCTGGGATGTGGAGATGCTGAGGCCCGGCATGGCCGGCATCCCCATGACGCCGGTGACAGGCATCGCCATGATTTTCGGCGGCGCCGCACTGGGCCTGCGGCTGCGCTCCCGCCCGTTCCGCCATCAGGAATCCACGGCCACCGCCTGCGCGCTGGTGATGGTGGCCATCGGCGCGATGAGTCTCCTGCGCGACATCACCGGCTGGGACGTGGGGATGGAGCACCTCATGCTGCGCCTGCTCGATGGACACGCCTCGTCGGTGCTCCCTCGGCCCTCCCCCCTGTCCGCCACCTGCATGACGCTGCTGGGCGTGGCCCTGGCCCTCCCGGAGCGGAGCCACTCCGTCCGGCTGCGTGACACGCTGGTCGTGTTGTCGCTGGTGACCTCGACGCTGGGCCTCAACGGCCTGTTGATGGGCCCCCTGTTGACGGTGGGCACCCTGCCCTTCCTCGCCGAGCGCAGCATGGGCCTGCCCACCGCGCTGACGCTGATGCTGCTGGCGGTGGGCACGCTCTGCGCACGGCCGGCGCTGGGGCTGATGAGCCGCATCACCCGCGACTCGCTCGGCGGCTTCCTTGCGCGCCGGTTGGTGCCGGTGACGCTGATCGGCCCCTCGGTGCTGGGCATGGTGTTGATGCTCCTGCACGAGGTGCGCGCCATCAACCTGGAGGCGAAGCTCCCCATCTTCGCCACCTTCGTGAGCGCGGGCGGCGCGGCGCTCGTGCTCCTGTCCGCGCGGGCCCTGGACCACATTGAAGCCCACCGCCAACAGGCCACCGCGGCGCTGGAGGCCTCCGAAGCACGCTACCGGGGCCTGCTGGAGACCACCCCCGCGCCGCTGCTGACGGTGGACGCGCAAGGCCTGCTGCGCTTCGTCAACGCGGAGGCGGAGCGGGTGTTCGGCTACCCGCGCGAGGAGCTGCTGGGACGCGAGGTGGAGGTGCTGGTCCCCGAAGGACTCTTCGGTGGCCGGAGCCTGGACACCGGCTTGGGCGAGCGCGCCATCCAAGGCCGCCGCAAGGACGGCAGCCTGCTGTCGCTGGAGGTGCGGCTGAGCCCGGTATCAGGCCCGGAGGGTCCCAGCGTGCTCGCCGTCGTCCGCGACGTGTCGGAGCGGGAGCGGTACCTCGCCAAGGTCCAGCGCGCCCGTGAGGAAGCGGAGATGCAGCGCAGCCAGGTGCAGGCCCTGCTGGACCACACGCCCGTGGGAATCGTCTTCGCGCAGGCGGACGGCGGCGGGCTGGTGGCCAATCCCGTCGCGGAGCAGCTGCTCGGGCGTCCGCTGAAGGGGGTGTCGCTGGAGATGACGGGGGTCAACCCCATCGTGCTCACCACCGACGGCAAGCCGGTCCGCAGGGAGGACGTGCCCATCGTCCGCGCGCTGCTCACGGGCCAGCTCGCGGGACCCGAGGAGTTCCTCATCCTCCACCCCGACGGGAGCCGGCTGCCGGTGTTGATGACCGCGGCTCCCGTCTTCGGCCCCGGCGGGAAGGTGCGCGGCGTGGTCTCCACGGCGCAGGACGTGACGACGCGCCACGAGCTGGACCGGCTTCGCGAGGAATACGTCAGCCTCATCTCCCACGACCTGCGCAATCCGCTCCACACCATCAGCCTGCGCGTGGGACTGCTGCGGCGCGCCCTGCGCGAGCGGAACCTGGAGCAGGAGGAATCCATGACGGAGGCCATCCAGCGCAGCGTGGCCTGGATGAACACCATGATTGAGGACCTGCTGGAAGGCTCGCGGCTGGAGTCCCAGCGGGAGACGATGCGCCGCGAGCCCCGGGACCTGGCGCGCTTCCTGGAAGAGGTGATGGAGCGGGACGTGGCCCCCGACGTGCGCGAGCGCTTCCACCTGGAGGTCCCAGGCGCGCTGCCCCCCATCTGGATGGACGCGGCGAGGCTGGAGCGGGTGATGGCCAACCTGCTGAGCAACGCCGCCAAGTACAGCCCCGGCGGGCAGCCCATCACCGTGCGAGCCCAGCTCCAGCCGGAACAGGTGGTGGTGTCGGTGAAGGACCTGGGCCCGGGGCTGAGCCCGGAAGACGCCGCGCGCGTCTTCGACAAGTACTTCCGCACGCAGAAGAGCGGCGCGTCGGACACGAAGGGCCTGGGCCTGGGGCTGTACATCAGCCGCCTCATCATCGAAGCGCACGGCGGGCGCATCTGGGTGGAGAGCGAGCCCGGCCAGGGCTCCACCTTCAGCTTCAGCCTGCCCGTGGCCCCGCCCGGCGCGAACCCGCTCCCGCCCCAGGTCCCGGATGACCAGGCCCCGGCGGCGGGAGACGGCTCGGCCGTCAGCGCGTAG
- a CDS encoding TolB family protein, protein MRGLERLQRSWPWRARCLTALAVLGVGCSGRCGGTSGSGPLSKEEARAIPGAVIFLSERAGRKDVWKVSPEGVETQLTRGEEDMYPGPLSPDGKSLLVISATEEDGLHRQQMRVLPLDGKSPAVPLHPPRARARNASWAPDGTWLVAESDAEGFSDVVRLEPREGVPEVRLTQVPQGCFEPAVSPDGKEVAFVCSREGDPEVYVANADGSGERRLTFFHHEDRTPKWSPDGKWLVIVSDRERKDRLYFLRPDGSDLRAVSGESFEGDEREAAWSPDGQRLVYVSRLPDGNARIWMVPVAGGAPVALTDGKHRDDMPAWSPDGKYLAFVSERQGDTDVYLMRANGSGQTRLTTAKGPDWLPRWAPTR, encoded by the coding sequence ATGCGGGGCCTTGAACGGCTTCAACGTTCCTGGCCGTGGCGGGCGCGGTGTCTGACCGCGCTCGCCGTGCTCGGTGTCGGGTGTTCCGGCCGGTGTGGCGGGACGTCCGGCTCCGGGCCGCTGTCCAAGGAGGAGGCTCGCGCCATTCCAGGCGCGGTCATCTTCTTGTCGGAGCGGGCAGGGCGGAAGGATGTCTGGAAGGTGAGTCCGGAGGGCGTGGAGACGCAGCTGACTCGCGGCGAGGAGGACATGTACCCCGGTCCCCTGTCGCCGGACGGCAAGTCGCTGCTCGTCATCTCCGCGACGGAGGAGGACGGGCTGCACCGCCAGCAGATGCGGGTCCTGCCGCTGGATGGCAAGAGCCCGGCGGTACCGCTGCACCCGCCTCGGGCGCGTGCGCGCAACGCGAGCTGGGCGCCGGATGGCACCTGGTTGGTGGCCGAGTCCGACGCGGAGGGCTTCAGTGACGTGGTGCGCCTGGAGCCCCGCGAGGGTGTGCCGGAGGTGCGCCTCACGCAGGTGCCGCAAGGCTGCTTCGAGCCCGCGGTGTCTCCGGATGGCAAGGAGGTGGCCTTCGTGTGCAGCCGCGAGGGCGACCCCGAAGTCTACGTGGCGAACGCGGACGGCAGCGGTGAGCGCCGCCTCACCTTCTTCCACCATGAGGACCGCACGCCGAAGTGGAGCCCGGACGGCAAGTGGCTCGTCATCGTCAGCGATCGCGAGCGCAAGGACCGGCTGTACTTCCTCCGTCCGGACGGTTCGGACCTGCGCGCCGTGTCGGGCGAGTCCTTCGAGGGCGACGAGCGCGAGGCCGCCTGGAGTCCGGATGGGCAGCGGCTGGTCTACGTGAGCCGTCTGCCGGATGGGAACGCCCGCATCTGGATGGTGCCGGTGGCGGGCGGCGCGCCGGTGGCCCTGACGGATGGCAAGCACCGGGACGACATGCCCGCGTGGAGTCCGGACGGGAAGTACCTGGCCTTCGTGTCCGAGCGCCAGGGCGACACGGACGTGTACCTCATGCGCGCGAATGGCAGCGGGCAGACGCGTCTGACGACCGCCAAGGGGCCGGACTGGCTGCCGCGCTGGGCCCCTACGCGCTGA
- a CDS encoding N-acetylmuramoyl-L-alanine amidase, whose protein sequence is MHVLRKTFAVTAAAMALTACGPQTETSPEETAPESQVPAGAVDDAARAVADAARRTPNELDAQFAKAAGEFNVPVSLLKAISYAETRWEHVRGEEEFEGRPAAFGLLALRGQLITDGAALAGVSADAVRDEPLANLRAGAALLSKYADEAGIDRADLGAWAPVAVRLTDISDPDIQAHYIHNDVYAVLREGAGAFTPAGKVAVSLDATQVEPKFALPKMQALAAGPDYAASIWRPSPNYNARPAGIGQQMVVIHTCEGGYSGCWSWLTNSAAGVSAHYVVNESGTEVSQLVRESSRAWHVAAAYRSSLNGGVKSHLNGRSTNDFSIGIEHGGYASSASFSSGMITTSAKLTCNITRDQGIPRDSYHIVAHGRLQPETRTDPGPNWPWSTYISKIRSECGDGGGGTNPAIVVDSNNANNDSSKGYIAVPSSWARGTSAGYYGNDYYYASTQPISEPAVFHFHMPAAGSRTIQAWWVQGTNRSPAAPFMITHAGGNSTVTVNQQTNGSKWVTLGTYNFNAGWNKVQLSRWATEGYVVMADALRIQ, encoded by the coding sequence ATGCACGTGTTGCGCAAGACGTTCGCGGTGACGGCCGCGGCCATGGCCCTGACGGCCTGTGGCCCCCAGACCGAAACGTCTCCGGAAGAAACGGCACCTGAGTCGCAGGTTCCCGCAGGCGCGGTGGACGACGCCGCCCGCGCGGTGGCCGATGCGGCTCGCCGCACGCCCAACGAACTGGACGCGCAGTTCGCGAAGGCCGCTGGTGAGTTCAACGTTCCGGTGAGCCTGCTCAAGGCCATCTCCTACGCGGAGACGCGCTGGGAGCACGTCCGCGGCGAGGAGGAGTTCGAGGGCCGCCCGGCGGCCTTTGGTCTGCTGGCCCTGCGCGGTCAGCTCATCACCGACGGCGCCGCCCTGGCGGGCGTGTCCGCGGACGCGGTGCGTGACGAGCCGCTGGCCAACCTGCGCGCCGGCGCCGCGCTGCTGTCGAAGTACGCCGACGAGGCGGGCATCGACCGCGCGGACCTGGGCGCGTGGGCCCCGGTGGCCGTGCGCCTGACGGACATCTCCGACCCGGACATCCAGGCGCACTACATCCACAACGACGTGTACGCCGTGCTGCGCGAGGGCGCGGGCGCGTTCACGCCGGCGGGCAAGGTGGCGGTGTCGCTGGATGCCACCCAGGTCGAGCCGAAGTTCGCCCTGCCGAAGATGCAGGCCCTGGCGGCCGGTCCGGACTACGCGGCCTCCATCTGGCGCCCGTCGCCCAACTACAACGCGCGGCCCGCTGGCATCGGTCAGCAGATGGTCGTCATCCACACCTGTGAGGGTGGCTACTCGGGTTGCTGGAGCTGGCTGACCAACTCCGCCGCGGGCGTGAGCGCGCACTACGTGGTCAACGAGAGCGGCACCGAGGTGTCGCAGTTGGTGCGTGAGTCGAGCCGCGCCTGGCACGTGGCCGCCGCCTACCGCAGCAGCCTCAACGGCGGCGTCAAGTCGCACCTCAACGGCCGGTCGACGAACGACTTCTCCATCGGCATCGAGCACGGTGGCTACGCCAGCTCGGCCTCGTTCTCCTCGGGGATGATCACCACCTCCGCCAAGCTGACGTGCAACATCACCCGGGACCAGGGCATCCCGCGCGACAGCTACCACATCGTGGCGCACGGCCGGCTGCAGCCGGAGACCCGCACGGACCCGGGCCCCAACTGGCCGTGGTCCACGTACATCAGCAAGATTCGCAGCGAGTGTGGTGACGGCGGCGGTGGAACGAACCCGGCCATCGTCGTGGACAGCAACAACGCCAACAACGACTCCAGCAAGGGCTACATCGCGGTGCCGTCCTCCTGGGCGCGTGGCACCAGCGCGGGCTACTACGGCAACGACTACTACTACGCCTCCACGCAGCCCATCTCCGAGCCGGCGGTGTTCCACTTCCACATGCCTGCGGCGGGCAGCCGGACCATCCAGGCCTGGTGGGTGCAGGGCACCAACCGCTCTCCCGCGGCGCCCTTCATGATTACGCACGCGGGCGGCAACAGCACGGTGACGGTGAACCAGCAGACCAACGGCAGCAAGTGGGTGACGCTGGGCACCTACAACTTCAACGCCGGCTGGAACAAGGTGCAGCTGAGCCGCTGGGCCACCGAAGGCTACGTCGTCATGGCGGACGCCCTCCGGATTCAGTGA